One genomic region from Mangifera indica cultivar Alphonso chromosome 17, CATAS_Mindica_2.1, whole genome shotgun sequence encodes:
- the LOC123201070 gene encoding selenoprotein H-like — protein sequence MAPKKRKAEGGEEAPAAKPVTTSTRMTRSASHGANLDLNESATELAKADFPKNRAKKATPAPKRKQGGVKGKETDSDKEKPVEEAGGNESKKRTIAIEHCKQCNSFKMRANLVKDGLEKDVAGITVLLNPEKPRRGCFEIREEGGETFISLLGMERPFKPMKNLDMNKVISDIVEKLK from the exons atgGCGCCGAAGAAGAGAAAAGCCGAGGGAGGAGAAGAGGCACCGGCAGCAAAGCCTGTAACGACGTCGACGAGGATGACTAGGAGCGCCAGTCACGGAGCCAACTTGGACTTGAACGAGTCGGCCACTGAGTTGGCCAAGGCCGATTTTCCCAAAAACAGGGCTAAGAAAGCGACACCAGCTCCGAAGCGCAAGCAGGGAGGAGTGAAAGGTAAGGAGACTGATTCTGATAAAGAGAAACCGGTGGAAGAAGCCGGTGGCAATGAGTCGAAGAAGAGGACTATTGCGATTGAGCACTG CAAACAGTGCAATTCATTCAAGATGAGAGCTAATCTTGTGAAAGATGGTTTGGAGAAAGATGTTGCGGGGATCACAGTGCTACTGAATCCTGAGAAG cCAAGAAGGGGATGCTTTGAAATTCGCGAGGAAGGTGGAGAAACATTCATCAGTCTTCTG GGCATGGAGCGACCATTTAAACCAATGAAGAATCTTGACATGAACAAAGTGATTTCTGATATAGTTGAAAAGTTGAAATGA
- the LOC123201173 gene encoding flowering-promoting factor 1-like protein 2, translating into MSGVMYFNRRNGVLHLNENPQAESSSSDKKKVLVYLPTGEVVSSYSSLESILTGLGWERYYRGDPNLIQFHKHSSIDLISLPRDFSKFNSTGVYMYDIVVKNPDLFHVRDM; encoded by the coding sequence ATGTCTGGAGTTATGTATTTTAACAGGAGGAATGGCGTCCTTCATCTTAATGAAAACCCTCAAGCTGAATCTTCATCATCCGACAAGAAAAAGGTTCTGGTGTATTTACCAACAGGTGAAGTGGTGTCTTCTTATTCTTCACTTGAAAGTATCTTGACAGGTTTAGGCTGGGAAAGGTATTATCGCGGTGACCCTAATCTCATCCAATTCCACAAGCATTCTTCCATTGATCTCATCTCTCTACCTCGTGACTTCTCAAAGTTCAACTCCACCGGCGTTTACATGTATGATATCGTCGTCAAGAACCCCGATCTCTTCCATGTTCGCGATATGTAA